TACACTGGGAAGCAAAAAGAATATGCCAAAGAAGGCAGCACAGCGCGCTTCCAGCAGCGCTTTGGCAACTTCTTCAAGTAATCAGAGAGGGCTATTAGATGCAGGTGCTTAGTTCGCTACGTTCAGCAAAAAATCGTCATAAAGATTGTATTGTGGTCCGCCGTCGCGGGCGAGTTTACGTTATATGCAAATCCAACCCGCGCTTTAAAGCCGTGCAAGGCGGGAAAAAGAAAAAAGGTTAATCTTCCTCACTCCCATCCCGATACAGTCAGTGTTATGCCGCTAACAAGACTGTACGGGATGATTCGCATGAAAAAACCACAGAAACAATAAGATAACGGAGTATCAATCCCCCTATCCGTTGAGTAATCTCTTCGTATTCCGTCTGCCATTTCTCATATTTTCAGATAGAAATAATTAAATAATCAGCAGCCGAGTTTATTCTATGCTCATTGTTACAACAAAAATAATGAGGATTAATCAAAATAAAGGGCAGTGAAAACCTTACCTATCATCCGCGAAGTTTACGAACACCTTTGCTATAATCATATATAGAATGACGTAACCGGAACCAGCATGGTATAGCTATACTTAAGGTTAATTCATGAGATGTTGGTATTTACGCCAGTGCGATTTCGCGACATAGTAGATACTATGAGGTGAGATAAGCACTGTTTTCTCATTCATTACAGAACCAATCACAATGGTTCAACGCCCTGTCTGTAACAACATGAATACGAAGCAACGTTAACGTTTTATCTTGTAAGCTTCATCAGTCTACCTGTTTACCAGGTGTTAACCGCAGTAACACTGAATAACGGCTTAACGGAGGGATTGATATGGATGAGTACACACCAAAATATTATGATATTGCCCAACTCAGATTCTTATGTGAAAATCTGTGTGACGAAAGCATAGCAACGTTAGGCGATAGCAGTCACGGCTGGGTCAATGATCCAACATCTGCGATCAATATCCAATTAAATGAACTTATTGAGCATATCGCTACGTTTATTCTCACATTTAAAATAAAATACCCTAACGAAAGTGAGCTTTCAGAGCAGGTTGAAAAGTATTTGGATGATACTTACGTCTTGTTTAGCAACTATGGAATTAATGATGCTGAACTGCGACGTTGGCAGAAGTCCAAAGCAAAATTATTCGGAATGTTCTCAGGGGAGAACATCTGTATGCCTGCTAAAACTTAAGCAATAATTTATTTAAATTTTTTAACCACCAGGTACTGCTTGCATAGGCCATTATGAAAAAAATCGACTATTTGATGCGTTTGCGCAAATGCACAACTATTGACACTCTCGAACGTGTTATTGAAAAAAACAAGTATGAACTCTCCAATGATGAACTGGAGATGTTCTTTTCCGCAGCCGATCATCGTCTGGCAGAACTGACGATGAACAAACTCTACGACAAAGTCCCTACAGCAGTATGGCGATACGTTCGTTAATTACTAACGAAACGCATACAAAAACTGACATTAAACACACTGCGCCGATAATATTATCGGCCTTTGTTTTTATTATCTTTTTAACGTATTAATTGCGTAAAACTTGTAACAAATTGTATTCTTTATATTAAGTAAAAATGAATTATTCCTCACATCCCATACTTATTTCCTCAGCACTCATCGCTTATAACAATCGCATCAATCGTATCCACGCATAGTATATCCCGTGATGAAAATAGAGGATGTAATAATTACCGCAATGATTACTCGCTAAGTAAAGATGCACAGTAATGCTCTCTAAGAAGCAGCGATCGGAAAATGACACCGATCGAGCAAAGAATGGCGGTTCAGCATTTATGTATGCCAGCAACCGGGCTTATGGCAGAGAATGTCGTTTATGTGCAGGAGATGAAGACCAGTCTGGCGATGAAGCGGCTAACGAGGGCACAAATTGGTGGAGGCCCTGCCAGCTACATCCCGGCACACACGTCTCCTGCTGCGGCTGCTTCCTTCCGGACCTGACCGAATCCACAGGTTAGTGTTGCGGGAGAACCGACAGGGCCTCCATTGACGACTTTATAACAGCTTGCATATGATAACCGCAACGTGTCACAAAGCGGTTGGCATTATCGGCGATGAGATAGGCAATTGCAAGCTAACCCACGCTAACCGTTGTTTTCTTACCCACCTCACTATGCCACTATGATGCTCAATCGGTTTAGGAACAGCAGGAACATCCGCTGATGTCAGAAGAAAACGATAATTTCCGCCAGCGCGTTTTTCAAATCGTCGCGGCAATCCCTTACGGAAAAATAGCGACCTATGGCGACATCGCGCAGCTTGCTGACTCGCCCAGAGCATCGAGGCAAGTTGGCGGGGTATTAAAACGCCTGCCGAAAGACAGCAAACTCCCCTGGCATCGGGTAATCAATCGTAAAGGGGAAATATCGCTGGTCGGTGGAGACTATGTACGCCAGAAGTCAGCGCTACAGGCGGAAGGCATTATTTTCAATCGTCAGGGAAAAGTTGATCTTGCGAAATATCGCTGGCAATACGCGCCATAACGGCGCGTATCCAGATGAATTACCAGACTGGCTGCGGAGCCACAGATGACGAAGCAGGTTGCCCCTGAAGCATATGAGGAGTCTGATTCGCCGGATTAGACATCATTGATCCCTGATTTTTCGCCGGTAAGGGAACAGAGGCGACAGGGACCAGCACCAAATCGGCGTTATTCACCCCGTTGCTAATAACCGGCAAGACGTTTTCCGTCACCATCACGATGCGATTATCGATCGCAACCGCTGCGCTGAGTAAAATACGTGCATTGGGCTGGATATCAGTTGGGTTATACGGTAGCTCGAATTGGAAAGGTGCCTGCTTTCCTTCTGTACGCGTCACACGCTGGGTAATCACTTTTGAAGGCGCATCCGCCAGCGATGCATCAGACACGGTAACGGTCAAAACGGCGTTGTGAGGTAGCGCAATGCGCTGACGAATATTCACCGTACCCGTTACCACAGGCATTGCGACAGCCGGACGCTGTGAGGAAACACTGGTGACAGGTGCGCCTGTCTGAGGAGAAACGCCATAATCACTCCTCTGTGCACATGCAGCCAGAGTCATCGATAACGTGATACCACCTAAGATATGCCATAATTTCATTCGGTCAGTCTCCTTTATTATTGTCAGACTACCGGTATCGAAAACCGGCATTCATAAATAGTATGATTCAACCAACACAATAATGATGGTGCAATATTCTGATATTTCCCTGAAATCCACATATTTATTGCAGTAAAATCTACAAAATTAGATTTTATATATTAAAAACAAACAAGTAACTAGCCATTCGCATCCATTGGGGCCGATACCATGAGTCAATCACTACAACATCTTCTCGACCTCCTGCATTTAGAGAAGCTCGAGGAAGGGCTATTTCGCGGACAAAGCGATGATTTGGGGCTGCGTCAGGTCTTTGGCGGGCAGGTTGTCGGCCAGGCCATGTCGGCCGCCAAACAGACTGTCCCTGTCGAGCGCAACATTCATTCATTCCACAGCTACTTTTTGCTACCCGGCGATAGCCAGAAACCGATTATTTATGACGTTGAAAACCTACGCGACGGCAACAGCTTCAGCGCCAGACGCGTTAGAGCTATCCAGAATGGTCGCCCTATTTTTTATATGA
This genomic interval from Pectobacterium aquaticum contains the following:
- the ykgO gene encoding type B 50S ribosomal protein L36, whose product is MQVLSSLRSAKNRHKDCIVVRRRGRVYVICKSNPRFKAVQGGKKKKG
- the tomB gene encoding Hha toxicity modulator TomB encodes the protein MDEYTPKYYDIAQLRFLCENLCDESIATLGDSSHGWVNDPTSAINIQLNELIEHIATFILTFKIKYPNESELSEQVEKYLDDTYVLFSNYGINDAELRRWQKSKAKLFGMFSGENICMPAKT
- a CDS encoding HHA domain-containing protein, with translation MKKIDYLMRLRKCTTIDTLERVIEKNKYELSNDELEMFFSAADHRLAELTMNKLYDKVPTAVWRYVR
- a CDS encoding MGMT family protein, giving the protein MSEENDNFRQRVFQIVAAIPYGKIATYGDIAQLADSPRASRQVGGVLKRLPKDSKLPWHRVINRKGEISLVGGDYVRQKSALQAEGIIFNRQGKVDLAKYRWQYAP
- a CDS encoding YbaY family lipoprotein encodes the protein MKLWHILGGITLSMTLAACAQRSDYGVSPQTGAPVTSVSSQRPAVAMPVVTGTVNIRQRIALPHNAVLTVTVSDASLADAPSKVITQRVTRTEGKQAPFQFELPYNPTDIQPNARILLSAAVAIDNRIVMVTENVLPVISNGVNNADLVLVPVASVPLPAKNQGSMMSNPANQTPHMLQGQPASSSVAPQPVW